GGACCTTTGTTTCTTCGATAATGGCCCCCAGCATGGCCATATTGGCCAGCCGTTGATCCCCGGCTTTGGCGGCCAATTCAATGGTCGGGACCTGGATCATTTTGGTCTCCGGATAGTCCTCCTCCCGGGTTTCGATCAAAGAAGAATTGACAAAAAGCCAGCCGCCGGGCTTAACCATCGGCCCGAATCTTAAAAGAGAGGGTTTATTCATGACTACGGCCGTCACCGGGTGATGGATCACCGGAGAACCGATCTCCTGGTCGGATATGACGACTGTGCAATTGGCTGTTCCGCCACGCATTTCCACTCCATAAACAGGCATGTAAGTAACATAACGGCCTTCTTCCATGGCCCCATAAGTCAGGAGGTTTCCGATCAACAGGACACCCTGCCCTCCAAAACCGGCTACAATTACGTCAAAGTACATTAAAACAGCTCCTTCTGCCAAACTTTTAATTCTTTAAAATCTTTCTTGGGTTTCTCGCTGACCGCTGATAGCTGATCGCTTATTCGCTGTCTT
This Deltaproteobacteria bacterium DNA region includes the following protein-coding sequences:
- a CDS encoding 2-oxoacid:acceptor oxidoreductase family protein, translating into MYFDVIVAGFGGQGVLLIGNLLTYGAMEEGRYVTYMPVYGVEMRGGTANCTVVISDQEIGSPVIHHPVTAVVMNKPSLLRFGPMVKPGGWLFVNSSLIETREEDYPETKMIQVPTIELAAKAGDQRLANMAMLGAIIEETKVLTKEAVVRAFSRALDKRYHKMIPINTAALEEGERFVREGKS